The following proteins come from a genomic window of Lolium rigidum isolate FL_2022 chromosome 5, APGP_CSIRO_Lrig_0.1, whole genome shotgun sequence:
- the LOC124657806 gene encoding uncharacterized protein LOC124657806, which produces MMTESRGQGSNLLLGGAVGEVAPESTTRSPPRLPSDPGSPAASSPRRSMEEMSESDSGSARGTKRKRVTEPRDGDSAGSGSDSSGSPFRRPKAPLMPICTEEDGTVLYGFTDDQDVMDRYHDDMQKYIKKRDRHKRMLTLAPSSVTERRTAKETESVLKCAESVLSLSAYLDGKMINQCTGIVVEVDAFRNSAIILTSAWLFCTKKPLDDWTKKEYPTEAKVNVHMLDDSTLECRLMFFSKHYEIAFFEISGDISLKTLSLERNVELGQDVFLLARDTNLNLICKRDKVQLVDPCEHQQNHYQFLNGPIPQVIVIFSPLPLRPHLFSLCYC; this is translated from the exons ATGATGACGGAATCGAGGGGGCAAGGGTCCAATCTACTCTTGGGAGGAGCTGTCGGCGAAGTTGCTCCGGAGAGCACTACCAGGTCACCTCCGCGGCTGCCGTCCGACCCAGGGTCGCCAGCGGCTTCGTCACCGCGTCGGAGCATGGAGGAAATGTCTGAATCGGACTCTGGGTCGGCAAGggggacgaagaggaagagggtcACCGAGCCTAGGGATGGGGATTCGGCGGGCTCTGGTTCCGACTCCTCTGGCTCTCCGTTCCGCAGGCCCAAGGCTCCCCTGATGCCCATCTGCACGGAGGAGGATGGCACCGTGCTCTACGGCTTCACCGACGACCAAGACGTCATGGACAGATACCATGATGATATGCAGAAATACATCAAGAAAAGGG ATCGTCACAAGCGGATGTTAACACTTGCACCGTCCAGTGTCACCGAGCGCCGCACCGCCAAGGAGACAGAGTCTGTTCTAAAGTGTGCTGAATCGGTTCTAAGCCTTTCAGCCTACCTGG ATGGCAAGATGATAAACCAGTGCACAGGAATTGTCGTTGAGGTAGATGCATTTAGGAACTCCGCTATCATTCTCACCTCAGCATGGCTTTTCTGCACCAAGAAACCTTTGGATGATTGGACAAAAAAGGAGTACCCTACTGAGGCAAAG GTTAATGTTCATATGTTGGATGACTCAACTTTAGAATGTCGTTTGATGTTCTTCAGCAAGCACTATGAAATAGCCTTCTTTGAGATTAGTGGGGATATTTCATTGAAGACTTTGTCATTGGAACGTAATGTGGAGTTAGGCCAGGATGTATTTCTATTGGCTAGAGATACAAATTTGAATCTGATTTGTAAGCGAGACAAGGTGCAACTTGTAGATCCTTGTGAACATCAGCAAAATCACTATCAATTCCTCAACGGTCCAATTCCTCAGGTTATAGTCATcttttctcctctccctctccggcCTCACCTCTTCTCCCTCTGCTACTGCTAG